From Brochothrix thermosphacta DSM 20171 = FSL F6-1036, a single genomic window includes:
- a CDS encoding helix-turn-helix domain-containing protein, with the protein MHYTTAYFTSLLEKLTDIPFTLIHDDATLTHYGAIVSPPNTEPPLFIDHYVPSYINPKQPIIYITPHLERFIFISLEAHCPGKLVIGPFISSVIPKEFLHSVLNDTAVCDYPKYIDYYQQLYTLSSEKQHALIQLIYFMLFRQTLDEIDIIIQDNWLQLPEKTMSSTLEASLKLQPTQHCIATEQQFLYLIKEGKSDDLTVLLNQGPLFFSDRVGLLSKNDTLRHYKNSSIVCIALATRAAVSGGVYTEEAYNLSDFYIQSLEDCTSTSSADVLVKKALLDFTQLVTHQQHTNLSPHVMHAKYYIKNHLYEVLKIKDVAEHLNLTPNYLSACFKKETGDSLAIYIRKKRISEAKQLILQQKMSYIEIAILLKFHDHSHFSKIFKQECGISPKTYKEQHVDK; encoded by the coding sequence ATGCACTATACAACTGCCTATTTCACATCTCTTTTGGAAAAATTGACTGATATTCCATTTACCTTGATTCATGATGATGCGACGTTGACACATTACGGCGCTATCGTGTCACCACCAAATACTGAACCTCCATTGTTTATAGACCACTATGTCCCTTCTTATATCAATCCTAAACAACCTATTATCTATATTACACCTCATTTAGAACGTTTTATATTTATATCGTTGGAAGCGCATTGTCCTGGGAAACTTGTTATTGGACCATTCATTTCTTCGGTTATTCCTAAAGAATTTCTTCATTCTGTGCTCAATGATACAGCTGTGTGTGATTATCCTAAGTACATCGATTATTACCAACAGTTATATACGCTCTCCAGTGAAAAACAACATGCCTTAATACAATTAATCTACTTTATGCTATTTCGACAAACATTAGATGAAATAGATATTATCATACAAGATAACTGGTTACAATTACCAGAAAAAACGATGTCGTCCACGCTTGAAGCATCGCTAAAGTTACAACCAACCCAACATTGTATCGCTACTGAACAGCAATTTCTTTATCTAATAAAGGAAGGGAAAAGCGATGATTTAACAGTGCTATTAAACCAAGGGCCGCTTTTTTTCTCTGATAGAGTGGGTCTTCTTTCAAAAAACGACACATTACGTCACTATAAAAACAGTAGCATTGTTTGTATCGCGTTGGCTACCCGTGCGGCCGTTTCAGGGGGCGTTTATACAGAAGAAGCCTATAATTTAAGTGATTTTTACATTCAATCCCTCGAAGACTGTACGTCTACTTCTTCTGCAGATGTCTTGGTGAAAAAAGCGTTGCTAGATTTCACACAACTAGTCACGCATCAACAGCATACCAATCTGTCACCACATGTTATGCATGCCAAATACTATATCAAAAATCATCTTTATGAAGTGCTAAAAATAAAAGATGTGGCCGAGCATTTAAATCTTACACCTAATTATTTATCTGCCTGTTTCAAAAAAGAAACGGGCGATTCTTTAGCTATTTATATACGAAAAAAACGAATTTCAGAAGCTAAACAACTGATACTCCAACAAAAAATGTCTTATATCGAAATAGCGATCCTCCTTAAGTTTCATGACCATAGTCACTTTTCAAAAATTTTCAAACAAGAATGTGGTATTAGTCCTAAAACCTATAAAGAACAACATGTGGATAAATAA
- a CDS encoding DEAD/DEAH box helicase family protein — MTNNSISKIRHFPLLEEAKLAEMDLFHEHQSYVIPDYLNNNLIHTLRYYQNESIRNYHYTRQNMKLSPQQVLFNMATGSGKTDLMAGLILYLYKEYNYHNFLFIVNTNSVLLKTKDNLVNKNSDKYLYKEKIAIDGKQISILEVEQFPRIQQENTIYIKLSSVQKVSEDLFVVRENTMGLTDYERQPVVILADEAHHYSANTKKEKDDENTWEYAINKILNARNDFEQKNLLLEFTATVDFSKDVIYNKYRDKVVYRYPLSKFMFDGYSKQVKRIETSASDEDKMLNVVLLSQYRKYRANSEGVTSTFKPVILFKSSKVDVSIEANAKFNQIIGNLNVRDLIKFINRQQLMDSNVSSALSLAYDFYLKNEGAMERIIREIKHDFDSRNVLNANDTSGNMLEKGQYQALNTLENPNNLYRVVFAVAKLTEGWDVLNLYDIVRIEKGAGTNKNATMAEAQLIGRGARHYPFELMGRKSYQRRFDNDLSNTQLFIETLHYHTMDEPQYIKQLIGSLKKVDLPTGEDKKTPPIEIKLKSSFKKTEAYKKGKIYYNEVKEVEDEWFNSIAKYGINHKADIIRCLNYGSREVSYQATVGSDETKIIRVEEFDVRYIKKAIQRLEFFRFENLKKYIPLLTSIKEFIYDEKWLNINEVNLFLTVPKDFQLKDISPDDILDVTLALLKEYEVKFKSGYIKQRGTKKFIGYPINEYLTNYNKRVPAYDTANMFNENMQKIEAYEIKDEFYVYEKAIVNKLEYELIERVKVHVNELKKRYQKSVYLLRMDENMHRESVKSEKLKLHQYGSRENRAGEITDIHIQGFQPDFILFLEDSDFYFQIFIEPKGMSGERFISELWKQDLLLYMADNQGEMEFAANEKNVLISGVKFYTKGDGQNTIERLKSL, encoded by the coding sequence ATGACTAATAATAGTATATCAAAAATTCGTCACTTTCCTTTGCTAGAGGAAGCTAAATTAGCAGAAATGGATTTGTTTCATGAACATCAGAGCTATGTAATACCTGATTATTTGAATAATAATCTAATTCATACCCTGCGGTACTATCAAAATGAATCTATACGTAATTATCACTATACAAGGCAAAATATGAAACTAAGTCCTCAACAGGTTTTATTTAATATGGCAACAGGTTCTGGTAAAACAGATCTGATGGCTGGATTAATTTTATATCTCTATAAAGAATATAATTATCACAACTTTTTGTTTATTGTGAATACTAATTCTGTTTTGTTGAAAACCAAAGATAACTTAGTCAATAAAAATAGTGATAAGTATCTTTATAAAGAAAAAATAGCAATTGATGGCAAGCAGATTTCTATTTTAGAAGTGGAACAATTCCCCAGGATACAACAAGAAAATACCATCTATATCAAATTATCCTCTGTTCAAAAAGTTTCAGAAGATTTATTTGTAGTAAGAGAAAACACTATGGGATTAACTGATTATGAGCGACAACCAGTGGTCATATTGGCGGATGAAGCACATCATTATTCTGCTAATACAAAAAAAGAAAAAGATGATGAGAACACTTGGGAGTATGCGATTAATAAAATTCTAAACGCACGTAATGACTTCGAGCAAAAGAATCTTCTTCTAGAATTCACTGCAACTGTTGATTTTTCTAAAGATGTTATCTACAATAAATACAGAGATAAAGTAGTTTACCGTTATCCATTAAGTAAATTTATGTTTGATGGTTATTCTAAGCAGGTAAAACGAATTGAAACGTCTGCAAGTGATGAGGATAAAATGTTGAATGTCGTGTTACTTTCCCAGTATAGAAAATATAGAGCCAATTCAGAAGGCGTCACCAGTACATTCAAACCAGTGATTTTATTCAAATCATCTAAAGTAGATGTTTCAATCGAAGCAAATGCAAAATTCAATCAAATCATTGGAAATTTAAATGTTAGAGATTTGATTAAATTTATTAATCGGCAACAATTAATGGATAGTAATGTGAGTTCCGCGTTGAGTTTGGCTTATGATTTTTATCTTAAAAATGAAGGTGCAATGGAGAGAATTATTCGAGAAATAAAACATGATTTTGATTCTAGGAACGTATTAAATGCAAATGATACGAGTGGAAATATGCTTGAAAAAGGACAATATCAAGCATTAAATACACTTGAAAATCCTAATAATCTATATCGTGTTGTGTTTGCTGTTGCAAAACTAACAGAAGGATGGGATGTACTTAATTTATATGATATAGTTCGTATTGAAAAAGGAGCTGGCACAAATAAAAATGCAACAATGGCTGAAGCGCAGTTGATCGGACGGGGAGCAAGGCATTATCCGTTTGAACTAATGGGACGAAAAAGTTATCAACGGAGATTTGATAATGATTTATCTAACACGCAACTTTTTATTGAAACACTACACTATCATACAATGGATGAGCCACAATATATAAAACAATTGATAGGATCACTGAAAAAAGTGGATTTACCTACGGGTGAAGATAAAAAAACCCCACCTATTGAAATTAAACTGAAATCATCTTTTAAGAAAACAGAAGCCTATAAAAAAGGTAAGATTTATTATAATGAAGTGAAAGAAGTAGAAGATGAATGGTTTAATTCGATTGCTAAGTATGGTATTAACCACAAAGCAGATATTATAAGATGTCTTAACTATGGTAGTCGAGAAGTTTCCTATCAAGCGACTGTGGGTTCTGATGAAACAAAAATTATAAGAGTAGAAGAATTTGATGTCAGATATATAAAAAAAGCTATACAACGCTTAGAGTTTTTTAGATTTGAAAATCTTAAAAAATATATACCGTTGCTTACATCGATAAAAGAATTTATTTATGATGAGAAGTGGTTAAATATAAATGAAGTGAATTTATTTTTAACGGTCCCAAAAGACTTTCAACTAAAGGATATTTCTCCTGATGATATATTAGATGTTACTTTAGCGCTTTTAAAAGAATATGAAGTGAAATTCAAATCAGGTTATATTAAACAAAGAGGAACAAAAAAATTTATTGGTTATCCAATAAATGAGTATCTAACAAATTATAATAAACGGGTTCCGGCATATGATACAGCGAATATGTTTAATGAAAATATGCAAAAAATTGAGGCCTATGAAATTAAAGATGAGTTTTATGTTTACGAAAAAGCTATCGTGAATAAACTAGAATATGAATTGATAGAACGTGTTAAAGTACATGTGAATGAGTTGAAAAAGAGGTATCAGAAATCTGTCTATCTACTGCGTATGGATGAAAACATGCATCGTGAATCTGTGAAAAGTGAAAAGTTAAAACTCCATCAATATGGCTCTCGTGAAAATCGAGCAGGTGAAATTACAGACATACATATACAAGGATTTCAACCTGACTTTATTTTATTCCTTGAAGATAGTGATTTTTATTTTCAAATATTTATTGAACCTAAGGGTATGAGTGGAGAAAGATTTATTAGTGAATTATGGAAACAAGATTTACTTTTATATATGGCAGATAATCAAGGAGAGATGGAGTTTGCAGCGAATGAAAAAAACGTTTTGATTAGTGGGGTGAAGTTTTATACTAAGGGAGACGGGCAAAATACTATCGAGAGATTAAAGTCATTATAA
- a CDS encoding site-specific DNA-methyltransferase, which yields MTKENTEGGYDDAFLNEVIEKDEIDRLFDKKIFVNSKLYNENGESTVTDFNSETDNLIIKGNNLLALHTLKENYTEKVKFIYLDPPYFFNKSKPSDTFSYNSNFKLSSWLVFMKNRLEIARDLLDSDGVIFISISEDGQAYLKVLMDEVFGGDNFVETFIWRNTDNADSLGNKSRSGLEYIHSYEKVKNPNRKWIGKDTENGDAPLLNSSNGIGELRFEKGNIRFNIPDGEYKSGMYPKVELLDDLHVKEGKNINAVRLKGKFKWSQEYLDEEVRKGGDFIIKSKQFSIRYQKSKSNAMAPEKMIDTSYLSKIFGVGSYEDSNSHLEEMKINFTYSKPESLIAFLIRATTDEEDIVLDFFMGSGTTQAVSLKMNRKFIGIDQMDYITTDTVPRLIKAIDGEQGGISKDVTWKGGGSFVYTELMPKNMGYLQDIIHSDTINELKVVYQRMLEGTDILDPADISFRADLNKINWLESFSDNKRLLIKLLDKNGLYYNYSEIEDVNVRSLLSDADYLFNKKFYKGGE from the coding sequence ATGACAAAAGAAAATACTGAAGGTGGATATGATGATGCTTTCTTAAATGAAGTTATTGAAAAAGATGAAATCGATCGATTATTTGATAAAAAAATATTTGTGAATAGTAAACTATACAATGAAAATGGAGAATCGACGGTAACGGATTTTAATTCTGAAACAGATAACCTAATTATTAAAGGGAATAATTTACTTGCTTTGCATACCTTGAAAGAGAATTATACGGAAAAAGTAAAGTTTATATATCTTGACCCGCCTTACTTTTTTAATAAAAGTAAACCTAGTGATACATTTTCATATAACTCAAATTTTAAATTATCATCTTGGTTAGTATTTATGAAAAATCGTCTTGAGATTGCTCGTGATTTATTAGATAGTGACGGAGTTATTTTTATCTCTATCAGTGAAGATGGTCAAGCTTATTTGAAAGTTTTAATGGATGAAGTTTTTGGAGGCGATAATTTTGTGGAAACATTTATATGGAGAAACACTGATAATGCGGATTCTTTGGGAAATAAAAGTAGATCTGGATTAGAGTATATTCATTCATATGAAAAAGTGAAAAATCCTAATAGAAAGTGGATTGGAAAAGATACTGAAAATGGGGATGCTCCATTATTGAATTCTAGTAATGGAATTGGTGAACTACGATTTGAAAAAGGGAATATTAGATTCAATATCCCAGATGGGGAGTATAAATCAGGAATGTACCCTAAAGTTGAATTATTGGATGATCTTCATGTTAAAGAAGGGAAAAATATAAATGCTGTAAGGTTGAAAGGAAAATTCAAGTGGAGTCAAGAATATCTTGATGAAGAAGTTAGAAAAGGGGGAGATTTTATTATTAAATCTAAACAATTTTCTATTCGATATCAAAAATCCAAAAGTAATGCTATGGCCCCTGAAAAAATGATCGATACAAGTTACCTTTCTAAAATTTTTGGTGTTGGAAGTTATGAAGATTCTAATTCTCATTTAGAAGAAATGAAAATAAATTTTACTTATTCCAAGCCGGAGTCGTTGATTGCGTTTTTGATAAGAGCAACAACTGATGAAGAAGATATTGTATTAGATTTCTTTATGGGATCTGGAACAACACAAGCTGTTTCATTAAAGATGAATAGAAAGTTTATTGGGATAGATCAGATGGATTATATAACTACAGATACAGTTCCAAGACTCATAAAAGCTATTGATGGAGAACAAGGAGGTATCTCTAAAGATGTCACATGGAAAGGCGGAGGCTCATTTGTATATACAGAGCTAATGCCTAAGAATATGGGGTACTTACAAGATATTATTCATTCGGATACTATAAACGAATTGAAAGTTGTATATCAGCGAATGCTAGAAGGAACAGATATATTAGATCCCGCTGATATTTCTTTCCGTGCTGATTTAAATAAAATTAATTGGTTGGAAAGTTTCAGTGATAATAAACGATTACTGATTAAACTACTGGATAAAAACGGTTTATATTATAATTATTCAGAAATTGAGGATGTAAATGTACGAAGTTTACTTTCTGATGCTGATTATCTGTTTAATAAAAAATTCTATAAAGGTGGTGAATAA
- a CDS encoding MFS transporter, which translates to MATNTNIQKVSMQEKLSYGAGDFATGIVWHVSSMFLMFYYTMVIGLNPATIGTIIFASKIFDGVTDIGMGFIVDKTHSKYGKARPWLLWGAIPFLISGILLYTVPDVSTGWQLVYITISYNLLSFACTAVNIPYGTLASLITQDQYERSVLNVSRMLFSTFAGLIAGMGTLAIVKVLGDGQKGWITMAIIFSAVGFVCLMLCFKNTKERVKPAIKELEDRKIPFKLSMKFLFRNKYWLLILALFLVQNTGNGVGTAVSTFFVAQVAQVGKSMSTESLMMLLTFTKIVPSVIAMLVSLPLVKRFGKRNVAIIGMVVSLVGCFIIFIDPYSISLIIITNVIKGAGGSALVAVMFALLADTIEYGEWRNGVRTEGLVYSAGSFGAKVGTGFGAAVVGWMLAGSGFISGAHVQPESAQSMIMFIFLWLPIIFDTLMIIILVFYKLDKQFPKISADLAAIRESNITK; encoded by the coding sequence ATGGCAACGAATACAAACATTCAAAAAGTATCGATGCAAGAAAAACTATCTTATGGCGCAGGCGATTTTGCTACAGGAATCGTGTGGCATGTTTCATCAATGTTTTTAATGTTTTATTATACGATGGTAATTGGTTTAAACCCAGCGACAATTGGAACGATTATCTTTGCTTCTAAAATTTTCGATGGTGTCACAGATATTGGGATGGGCTTTATTGTTGATAAAACACATAGTAAATACGGTAAGGCACGCCCTTGGCTTTTATGGGGAGCAATCCCCTTTCTAATCAGCGGGATTCTTCTTTATACGGTACCTGATGTGAGTACGGGCTGGCAGTTAGTTTATATAACTATTTCTTATAACTTATTATCATTTGCTTGTACGGCAGTTAATATTCCGTATGGAACGCTTGCTTCATTAATTACACAAGATCAATATGAACGTTCTGTTTTGAACGTGTCACGTATGCTATTCAGTACCTTCGCTGGTTTAATTGCTGGTATGGGAACATTAGCAATTGTAAAAGTATTAGGTGATGGGCAAAAAGGTTGGATTACAATGGCAATTATTTTCTCTGCCGTCGGTTTTGTCTGTTTGATGTTATGTTTTAAAAATACCAAAGAACGTGTTAAACCAGCGATTAAAGAACTGGAAGATAGAAAAATACCGTTTAAATTATCAATGAAATTTTTATTTAGAAATAAATATTGGTTACTTATTTTAGCACTCTTTTTAGTTCAAAACACAGGCAATGGTGTAGGTACAGCTGTAAGTACCTTCTTTGTAGCACAGGTTGCACAAGTCGGTAAAAGTATGTCGACAGAATCATTAATGATGTTATTAACATTTACTAAAATAGTACCTTCTGTCATCGCTATGTTAGTATCGTTACCACTAGTCAAACGATTTGGTAAACGAAATGTGGCTATAATTGGCATGGTCGTATCACTTGTTGGGTGTTTTATCATATTTATCGATCCATACAGTATATCATTAATTATTATTACCAATGTGATTAAAGGGGCTGGTGGTTCTGCATTAGTCGCTGTAATGTTCGCATTATTGGCTGATACGATTGAGTACGGCGAATGGCGTAACGGTGTACGTACTGAAGGTCTGGTTTATTCAGCGGGTAGCTTTGGCGCTAAAGTAGGAACAGGTTTTGGTGCCGCAGTTGTAGGGTGGATGCTAGCAGGCTCAGGTTTCATTTCAGGGGCACATGTACAACCTGAGTCAGCTCAAAGCATGATAATGTTTATTTTCTTATGGCTACCTATTATTTTTGATACATTAATGATTATAATTCTAGTGTTCTATAAACTAGATAAACAATTCCCCAAAATTTCAGCTGATTTAGCAGCAATTCGTGAATCGAATATCACAAAATAA
- a CDS encoding alpha/beta hydrolase — MFTLLHEGSKDEAYFLFHGTGGNDFQLLRVMEELNPNATIIGVKATEGVGSNRRYFSPLINGQLDRKDFESNINGFMEEWKKRGFAFKKKVFLGYSNGANFIIGIIEKYPHIMSQAILLHPSNLNYHFEVESGMKVIMTSGATDNLALPGDVLKLKETMNNYYKNLTYFLFDGGHELTEVEIKAIKDSL, encoded by the coding sequence ATGTTTACTTTATTACATGAAGGATCTAAAGATGAAGCTTATTTTTTATTTCATGGTACAGGCGGAAATGATTTTCAATTACTGCGAGTGATGGAAGAACTAAATCCTAATGCGACTATTATAGGCGTAAAGGCAACTGAGGGTGTAGGAAGTAATCGACGTTATTTTTCACCATTGATAAATGGCCAACTGGATAGAAAAGATTTTGAATCAAATATAAATGGTTTCATGGAAGAGTGGAAAAAAAGAGGATTCGCATTTAAGAAAAAGGTATTTTTAGGCTACTCGAATGGTGCGAATTTCATCATAGGGATAATAGAAAAATATCCACATATTATGTCCCAGGCCATCTTACTTCACCCATCTAATCTAAACTATCATTTTGAAGTTGAGTCAGGGATGAAAGTGATAATGACTTCCGGAGCTACAGATAATTTAGCATTGCCAGGTGATGTTTTAAAATTAAAAGAGACGATGAACAACTATTATAAGAACTTGACTTACTTTTTATTTGATGGCGGCCAT
- a CDS encoding site-specific DNA-methyltransferase, with amino-acid sequence MKIEPKIFDELKKILLLFTDKYFIDEELNRTKLSEDLRKYDEELLDKLFQSDFIKQHFLKEVAGQKLFQIDQLEEAVLYNDYWETSYTKYENRIGLGYKGHFLADS; translated from the coding sequence ATGAAAATAGAACCGAAGATCTTTGATGAATTAAAAAAAATATTATTACTTTTTACAGATAAGTATTTTATTGACGAAGAATTAAATCGTACAAAATTAAGTGAGGATTTAAGAAAATATGATGAAGAATTACTTGATAAATTATTTCAATCAGATTTTATAAAACAACATTTTTTAAAAGAAGTTGCGGGTCAAAAGTTATTTCAAATTGATCAACTAGAAGAAGCAGTTCTCTATAATGACTATTGGGAAACGAGTTATACTAAATATGAAAATCGTATTGGGTTAGGATATAAAGGGCATTTTTTAGCTGATAGTTAA
- a CDS encoding putative holin-like toxin: MTDFESLQLIFGFGIFIISLLYLVVVLIK; encoded by the coding sequence TTGACAGATTTTGAGTCACTTCAACTAATATTTGGCTTTGGAATATTTATTATTTCATTACTTTATTTAGTTGTCGTACTCATAAAATGA